From a single Prosthecobacter algae genomic region:
- a CDS encoding nuclear transport factor 2 family protein: protein MSTTPKPPLVPPFTHETATLKVRAAEDGWNSRDPQRVSLAYTPDSQWRNRAEFVRGREQIVEFLTRKWRRELDYRLIKELWAFDGARIAVRFAYEWHDDSGHWYRSYGNENWEFDEAGLMHHRYACINDLPIQASERLFTWDASGPRPADFPSLSDLGL from the coding sequence ATGAGCACCACCCCCAAGCCCCCTCTTGTGCCTCCCTTCACCCATGAAACAGCCACCCTGAAAGTGCGCGCTGCCGAGGATGGCTGGAACTCACGTGATCCCCAGCGAGTCTCCCTCGCTTACACCCCAGACAGCCAATGGCGTAACCGCGCCGAATTTGTTCGCGGGCGGGAGCAGATCGTCGAGTTCCTCACTCGCAAATGGCGCAGGGAGCTGGACTACCGCCTGATCAAGGAGCTGTGGGCCTTTGACGGAGCCCGCATCGCCGTGCGCTTCGCCTATGAATGGCACGATGACTCCGGCCACTGGTATCGCTCCTATGGCAATGAAAACTGGGAGTTCGATGAAGCGGGCCTCATGCATCACCGCTACGCTTGCATCAATGACCTGCCCATCCAGGCCAGCGAGCGGCTCTTCACCTGGGATGCTTCCGGCCCACGTCCTGCAGACTTCCCCAGCCTGTCTGATCTTGGACTGTAA
- a CDS encoding TetR/AcrR family transcriptional regulator, giving the protein MPASKKKAPAKKTVPLSARERIVLTASRLFYQDGVRATGIDKIIAESEVAKMSFYRHFPSKNDLVAEYLQRRHESWMKWFVAAVEQRLAQPGAGLEVIAEVLREWFEEPNFRGCAFINTQAETPAAEERLNGVIRDHKAALQTYLAELAQRLELEVPVQTAAHAMVVIEGSIVRVQMTGDLTVCDSCSHLLRKLGRTARRSDTASADSGLSPYFPGF; this is encoded by the coding sequence GTGCCTGCCTCGAAGAAGAAAGCCCCTGCCAAAAAAACCGTCCCGCTGAGTGCCCGGGAGCGCATTGTGCTGACTGCGTCGCGCTTGTTTTATCAGGATGGAGTGAGGGCGACTGGCATTGATAAAATCATCGCCGAATCTGAGGTGGCGAAGATGTCATTTTACCGTCACTTCCCCTCGAAAAATGACCTGGTGGCCGAGTATCTACAGCGGCGTCATGAATCCTGGATGAAGTGGTTTGTTGCGGCTGTTGAACAGCGGCTGGCCCAGCCGGGAGCGGGCCTGGAAGTGATCGCTGAAGTGCTGAGGGAATGGTTTGAAGAACCGAATTTTCGAGGATGTGCCTTCATCAACACGCAGGCCGAAACGCCAGCCGCTGAGGAGCGTCTCAATGGCGTGATCCGGGATCACAAAGCAGCGCTGCAAACCTACCTGGCGGAGCTGGCCCAACGCTTGGAGCTGGAGGTTCCCGTGCAAACGGCTGCGCATGCGATGGTGGTCATTGAGGGCAGCATCGTGCGGGTGCAGATGACCGGAGATCTGACAGTGTGTGATTCTTGCAGCCACCTGCTGCGAAAGCTGGGCCGCACGGCCCGCCGATCCGACACGGCTTCTGCCGATTCTGGCTTGTCGCCCTATTTCCCAGGCTTCTAA
- a CDS encoding plastocyanin/azurin family copper-binding protein, whose protein sequence is MKKLAALTAFALISLNVSAQEAEVATIELKPHASNPLGYDKTDLTVKAGQKVKLTLNNTGSVAPQPHNFILVKPGKDQAVGAQANAMMTDPQAMAKSYVPDASKDDILANTKLVMPNGTETIEFTAPAEAGDYPYMCTFPGHWLLMKGVMHVTK, encoded by the coding sequence ATGAAGAAACTAGCTGCCCTTACCGCCTTCGCCCTGATCTCCTTGAACGTGTCCGCCCAGGAGGCTGAAGTCGCCACCATTGAGCTCAAGCCTCACGCCAGCAATCCCCTGGGTTATGACAAGACCGACCTGACCGTGAAAGCTGGCCAGAAAGTCAAATTGACCCTCAACAACACCGGCAGCGTCGCTCCCCAGCCGCATAACTTCATCCTCGTCAAGCCAGGTAAGGACCAGGCCGTGGGCGCCCAGGCCAACGCCATGATGACCGACCCCCAGGCCATGGCCAAAAGCTATGTGCCCGATGCTTCCAAGGACGACATCCTGGCCAACACCAAGCTGGTCATGCCAAATGGCACGGAGACCATCGAGTTCACCGCCCCTGCCGAAGCTGGCGACTATCCTTACATGTGCACCTTCCCCGGCCACTGGCTGCTGATGAAAGGCGTGATGCACGTCACCAAGTAA
- a CDS encoding DUF1552 domain-containing protein, protein MNPFHETAAAAHQMSRRHVLRGLGTMMSLPFLESLGGKAFASAAAQAPAKAPMRAAWLYIPNGVNVKEWFPTGEGTGYELSPTLKEIERHRNEFMVVSGLAQDKARSHGNGGGDHARATSTFLTGCMPKKTAGSDIQLGVSVDQIAAQKIGHLTRLPSLELSTDGQRSSGRCDSGYSCAYQFNLAWKNETMPMAPEMDPRLVFERLFGYGASGAKGADGARRQRLQKSILDTVLGEAKSLQGKVNGNDKRKLDEYYSSVRDIELRIERAEKFTASLPKDYPVPEGIPESYEEHIHMMFDLLTLAFQTDTTRLCTFMLAHDGSNRSFPQIGVPDAHHYLSHHESDEQKLEKIAKIDRFYMRQFGYFLDKLKATKEGDGNLLDNSMIVFGGGIGDGNRHNHDNLPILLAGRAGGTWTPGKRIVLPGETPMTNLYLSMLDRLGVRAERVGDSSGVLQVS, encoded by the coding sequence ATGAATCCCTTTCACGAAACAGCCGCCGCCGCGCACCAGATGAGCCGTCGCCATGTCCTCCGCGGACTGGGTACGATGATGTCTTTGCCCTTCCTGGAATCCCTGGGCGGCAAGGCCTTTGCGTCTGCTGCGGCGCAGGCACCAGCCAAAGCTCCCATGCGTGCGGCCTGGCTGTACATTCCGAATGGAGTGAACGTGAAAGAGTGGTTTCCTACGGGCGAAGGCACTGGCTACGAGCTGAGCCCGACGCTGAAGGAAATCGAACGTCATCGCAATGAGTTCATGGTGGTCTCTGGGCTGGCCCAGGACAAGGCCCGCTCCCATGGCAATGGCGGCGGTGACCATGCACGTGCTACCTCCACCTTCCTGACGGGCTGCATGCCGAAGAAAACGGCTGGCTCCGACATCCAGTTGGGTGTTTCGGTGGACCAGATCGCTGCCCAGAAGATCGGCCACCTGACGCGCCTCCCGTCTCTGGAACTGAGCACCGATGGTCAGCGCAGCTCCGGCCGCTGCGACAGCGGCTACTCCTGCGCCTACCAGTTCAACCTGGCCTGGAAAAATGAAACCATGCCGATGGCCCCTGAAATGGACCCCCGGCTGGTCTTTGAACGTCTTTTTGGTTATGGTGCTTCGGGAGCCAAAGGGGCCGATGGTGCCCGCCGCCAGCGCTTGCAGAAGAGCATCCTTGATACCGTGCTGGGCGAGGCGAAGTCCCTGCAGGGCAAGGTGAACGGGAATGACAAACGCAAGCTGGATGAATACTACAGCAGTGTGCGAGACATCGAACTGCGCATCGAACGTGCGGAGAAATTCACGGCCAGCTTGCCGAAAGATTACCCAGTGCCGGAAGGCATCCCTGAATCCTATGAGGAGCACATCCACATGATGTTCGACCTCCTGACGCTGGCTTTCCAGACGGACACCACCCGTCTCTGCACCTTCATGCTTGCCCATGACGGCAGCAACCGCAGCTTCCCCCAGATCGGTGTGCCGGATGCCCACCATTATCTCTCCCACCATGAGAGCGATGAGCAAAAGCTGGAAAAAATCGCCAAGATTGACCGCTTTTACATGCGTCAGTTTGGCTACTTCCTGGATAAGCTGAAGGCGACGAAAGAGGGCGATGGCAATCTTTTGGACAATAGCATGATCGTTTTCGGCGGCGGCATCGGCGATGGCAACCGTCATAATCATGACAATCTGCCCATCCTGCTTGCAGGCCGTGCGGGTGGCACCTGGACGCCGGGCAAACGCATTGTGCTGCCAGGAGAGACCCCGATGACCAACTTGTATCTGTCCATGCTGGACCGCCTGGGTGTGCGGGCTGAGCGCGTGGGAGATAGCTCGGGCGTGCTCCAGGTGAGCTGA
- a CDS encoding (Fe-S)-binding protein, giving the protein MNLLQSLDYSVLQQCMHCGMCLPTCPTYMETKKERNSPRGRISLMRSVADGELQITQAFSDEMYYCLGCLACQTACPAGVKYAELFETARAEVERAGVSQSAERDFWRWLTLNVLFMHPRLLRLAGWGLRLWQKSGMDVRLRRVKFFGLLPNKLRDLEPQTPQVAAAFSDALIAPIETPDAKKYRVGLLTGCIQDLAFSNINRDTADVLLANGCEVVTPRAQSCCGSLHAHNGAVELAKELARRQIDSFDLESLDAIITNAGGCGSHLKTYGHLLHDDPFYAERAHLWDRKVKDIHEWLVQVGIRKPEHGAGVTEVTYHESCHLCHGQKVVSQPRQVLQAIPGLVLKELPESNWCCGSAGIYNITQPEQSAKLLKRKVGNIAQTGCTVVTTSNPGCHLQLANGLGANAEVTQPVTLLAKAYRDEAAACQGGCKV; this is encoded by the coding sequence GTGAATCTGCTTCAATCGCTCGACTACTCCGTCCTCCAGCAGTGCATGCACTGTGGGATGTGCCTGCCCACCTGTCCCACTTACATGGAGACGAAGAAGGAGCGCAACAGCCCGCGTGGCCGCATCTCCCTCATGCGCAGTGTGGCCGATGGCGAGTTGCAGATTACCCAGGCCTTTTCGGATGAGATGTATTACTGCCTCGGCTGCCTGGCCTGCCAGACGGCCTGCCCGGCAGGCGTGAAGTATGCGGAGCTTTTTGAAACGGCCCGTGCCGAGGTGGAGCGTGCAGGAGTCTCCCAAAGTGCGGAGCGCGACTTCTGGCGCTGGCTGACGCTGAATGTTCTTTTCATGCACCCCAGACTGCTGCGCCTGGCCGGGTGGGGGCTTCGCCTATGGCAGAAGAGCGGGATGGATGTGCGGCTGCGGCGGGTGAAATTTTTCGGACTGCTGCCGAACAAGCTGCGCGATCTGGAGCCGCAGACACCCCAGGTGGCCGCCGCCTTTTCCGATGCCCTCATCGCGCCCATCGAAACTCCCGACGCAAAAAAATACCGCGTGGGTTTGCTCACGGGCTGCATCCAAGATCTGGCCTTTTCCAACATCAACCGGGACACGGCGGACGTGCTGCTGGCGAATGGCTGCGAGGTGGTGACACCGCGCGCCCAGTCCTGCTGCGGCTCCCTGCACGCCCACAATGGGGCGGTGGAATTGGCCAAAGAACTGGCGCGTCGGCAGATCGACAGCTTTGACCTGGAAAGCCTGGATGCCATCATCACCAATGCGGGGGGATGCGGGTCCCATTTGAAGACCTATGGTCATCTGCTGCATGACGATCCCTTTTATGCCGAGCGCGCCCACCTATGGGACCGCAAGGTGAAGGACATTCATGAGTGGCTGGTGCAGGTGGGCATTCGCAAGCCGGAGCACGGCGCAGGTGTGACCGAGGTGACCTACCACGAAAGCTGCCATCTGTGCCACGGGCAAAAGGTGGTCAGCCAGCCACGCCAGGTTTTGCAGGCGATTCCAGGCCTGGTGCTGAAGGAACTGCCCGAGAGCAACTGGTGCTGTGGCAGCGCAGGGATTTACAACATCACGCAGCCTGAGCAGTCGGCCAAGCTGCTGAAGCGGAAGGTGGGAAACATCGCACAGACCGGATGCACGGTGGTCACGACCTCCAATCCTGGGTGTCACCTGCAACTGGCAAACGGCCTGGGGGCGAATGCCGAGGTGACGCAGCCCGTGACCTTGCTGGCCAAGGCCTACCGTGATGAAGCCGCTGCCTGCCAGGGCGGGTGCAAGGTTTGA
- a CDS encoding DUF1553 domain-containing protein has protein sequence MLNAVSRLACRILPLLPAVGLGAVAEPSEFFEKRIRPLLIEHCTECHGADKQKGSLRLDHRDGWQTGGDSGPSIIPGNIEQSLLWKVVSYEDRDLKMPPKKKLPAAALEDLKTWIASGAHDPRDEAPAAKGGHSSPKADGSFWSFQLPVAKPPGPIKQSNWPRNAIDHFILARLEAENLQPAPDADAATLARRLAFDLTGLPPQSIPALADHQPALEDRKLETQVDALLASPAFAERWASHFMDITRFAESSGGGRSLPFKDAWRFRDYLLEAIQSDVPVDHMIKQMLAGDLLPAKNAAERRQNLTATGFLALGPTNYEEQDKQMLRMDIVDEQLDTIGKSFMGMTIGCARCHDHKFDPIPTRDYYALAGIMRSTRTLKNYTDNVAHWIDTPLPFEGEEEQKMQAKEKEVSRLTQEIAALKDTLRDVGGVALRKRKTLNAADLPGVVVDDSEAQKVGDWKTSRRYPPFIGGGYAHDDNLGRGEKTISFTPKLPVAGRYEVRVAFSAGPGRAERIPATIFHADGEELVYFKQATESFEGLQFISIGTFRFETTGQNFVMLSNAGAEGYVTVDAVQFVPADADMPAMPSPVASNEEKELKGRMADLQKQLKLMQMDGPNRLEAMTVAEDEKPEDARIHVRGNIRNLGAPVPRGFLQVALKADMPAIPAEQSGRMQLAEWMTARHHPLTARVFVNRVWHWLFGAGIVRSTDNFGITGEQPSHPELLDHLAVKFMEDGWSLKRLVKEMVMSRTYRMSSEGELSQTDPDNRLLSRMNRKRLDAECIRDAMLAAANAVDGRWAGPNVGDAKAVNSNDTKVQNLEYGYPFNDTRRSVYTAAFRNVRHPLFEVFDFADINQPIAQRTTSTVATQALYLMNHPQVIEFARSAATRVMAAGEIEKGIQQAYRHSLSREPSSKEASIAKDYLEASISGNATEEERCDAWARLIQTLWATPEFRLLR, from the coding sequence ATGCTGAACGCCGTTTCTCGCCTTGCCTGCCGGATTCTGCCCCTCCTGCCCGCCGTGGGTCTGGGAGCGGTGGCTGAACCGTCGGAATTTTTTGAAAAACGCATCCGCCCGCTGCTGATCGAGCACTGCACGGAATGCCATGGTGCCGACAAGCAAAAGGGCAGTCTCAGGCTGGATCACCGGGACGGCTGGCAGACCGGCGGCGATTCCGGCCCCAGCATCATCCCGGGCAACATCGAACAAAGCCTCCTTTGGAAAGTGGTCAGCTATGAGGACCGCGACCTGAAGATGCCGCCCAAGAAAAAGCTGCCCGCCGCCGCACTGGAAGATCTGAAAACCTGGATCGCCAGCGGTGCCCATGATCCGCGTGACGAAGCCCCCGCAGCCAAGGGAGGTCACAGCAGTCCCAAAGCCGATGGCAGTTTTTGGTCCTTTCAACTGCCCGTCGCCAAACCCCCTGGCCCGATCAAACAAAGCAACTGGCCGCGCAATGCCATTGATCATTTCATCCTCGCACGACTGGAGGCAGAAAACCTCCAGCCTGCCCCCGATGCGGATGCCGCCACTCTGGCACGCCGGCTTGCCTTTGATCTCACCGGCCTCCCACCTCAGTCCATCCCCGCACTCGCAGACCATCAGCCTGCCTTGGAAGATCGGAAACTCGAAACCCAGGTGGATGCTCTCCTGGCTTCGCCCGCCTTTGCGGAACGCTGGGCCTCGCATTTCATGGACATCACCCGCTTTGCCGAATCCTCAGGCGGCGGCCGTTCCCTGCCCTTCAAAGATGCCTGGCGCTTCCGTGATTATCTTCTGGAGGCCATCCAGTCCGACGTGCCCGTGGATCACATGATCAAGCAGATGCTGGCAGGTGATCTCTTGCCTGCCAAGAATGCCGCCGAGCGCCGCCAGAACCTCACCGCCACCGGCTTCCTTGCCCTCGGCCCAACCAATTATGAGGAACAGGACAAGCAGATGCTGCGCATGGACATTGTGGATGAGCAGCTCGACACCATCGGCAAGTCCTTCATGGGCATGACCATCGGCTGCGCCCGCTGCCATGACCATAAGTTCGATCCCATCCCCACCCGCGACTACTACGCGCTGGCTGGCATCATGCGCAGCACACGCACGCTGAAAAACTACACGGACAATGTGGCCCACTGGATTGACACCCCGCTGCCCTTTGAGGGTGAGGAAGAACAGAAGATGCAGGCCAAGGAAAAAGAAGTGTCCCGGCTGACGCAGGAGATCGCTGCGCTGAAGGACACGCTCCGCGACGTCGGCGGAGTCGCCCTGCGCAAGCGCAAAACGCTCAACGCCGCAGACCTGCCAGGAGTGGTCGTGGATGACAGCGAAGCCCAAAAAGTGGGCGACTGGAAAACCAGCCGCCGCTACCCACCCTTCATCGGTGGCGGTTATGCCCATGATGACAATCTGGGTCGTGGAGAAAAGACCATCTCCTTCACGCCAAAGCTCCCCGTGGCGGGCCGTTATGAAGTGAGGGTGGCCTTCAGTGCAGGCCCAGGCCGTGCCGAACGCATCCCCGCCACCATCTTCCATGCCGATGGCGAAGAACTGGTTTATTTCAAACAGGCCACCGAGAGCTTTGAAGGGCTTCAGTTCATCTCAATCGGCACCTTCCGATTTGAGACCACCGGACAAAACTTTGTCATGCTATCCAATGCCGGTGCCGAAGGTTATGTGACGGTGGATGCCGTGCAGTTCGTGCCTGCGGATGCGGACATGCCCGCCATGCCTTCCCCAGTCGCCAGCAATGAGGAAAAGGAACTCAAAGGCCGCATGGCCGATCTGCAAAAGCAGCTCAAACTCATGCAGATGGATGGCCCCAACCGGTTGGAGGCCATGACGGTGGCTGAAGATGAAAAGCCGGAGGATGCCCGCATCCACGTGCGGGGAAACATCCGCAACCTTGGGGCTCCCGTTCCACGTGGATTCCTTCAGGTGGCCCTCAAAGCCGACATGCCCGCCATCCCTGCCGAGCAGAGCGGCCGCATGCAACTGGCCGAGTGGATGACCGCCCGCCATCATCCGCTGACCGCCCGTGTCTTTGTCAACCGTGTCTGGCATTGGCTCTTCGGGGCAGGCATCGTCCGCAGCACCGACAACTTCGGCATCACTGGCGAGCAGCCTTCCCATCCTGAGCTGCTGGATCATTTGGCCGTGAAATTCATGGAAGACGGCTGGAGCCTCAAACGGCTGGTGAAGGAAATGGTGATGAGCCGCACCTACCGCATGAGTTCCGAAGGTGAACTGTCCCAAACAGATCCTGACAACCGCCTGCTCTCGCGAATGAACCGCAAGCGTCTCGATGCCGAGTGCATCCGCGATGCCATGCTGGCTGCGGCCAATGCGGTGGACGGACGCTGGGCCGGCCCTAACGTGGGCGATGCCAAGGCGGTGAACTCCAATGACACCAAGGTGCAAAATCTGGAGTATGGCTATCCCTTCAACGACACACGGCGCAGCGTTTACACCGCAGCCTTCCGCAACGTGAGGCACCCGCTGTTTGAGGTGTTTGATTTTGCCGACATCAATCAGCCCATCGCCCAGCGCACCACCAGCACCGTGGCCACCCAGGCCCTGTATCTGATGAACCATCCGCAGGTCATCGAGTTCGCCCGCAGTGCCGCCACGCGCGTGATGGCGGCAGGAGAGATCGAAAAAGGGATTCAGCAGGCCTATCGCCATTCCTTGAGCCGGGAGCCTTCCAGCAAGGAGGCCTCCATTGCCAAGGACTATCTCGAAGCTTCCATCTCAGGAAACGCCACCGAAGAGGAACGCTGCGACGCCTGGGCCCGCCTCATTCAAACGCTCTGGGCCACGCCCGAGTTCCGCCTGCTGAGATAA
- the obgE gene encoding GTPase ObgE produces the protein MFVDQIKVYARAGKGGDGSMHFHRGKFRPKGGPDGGDGGKGGDIILLVDSSTNSLRQYFFNAKLIAADGQKGGGNMCSGISADDVVYKVPSGTVVSKIVEEEDPETGELVTRYEPYADLTEVGQTFVLCKGGKGGKGNVHFKTSTHQAPREFTPGVDGEESYFHFELRSIADAGFVGFPNAGKSTMLSKLSAAKPKIANYPFTTLQPMVGVIHFGDHRRGTLADIPGLIEGAHQNIGLGHDFLRHIMRCRILLFVVDAAGTEGRDPVEDLETVRKEVSLYSKELSKRPWHILANKIDVEGAEENVERLKERFKRVRIFPVSAETGLGLDKLRDFLDKKIGQTFEVLK, from the coding sequence ATGTTTGTCGATCAAATCAAAGTCTATGCCCGCGCCGGTAAAGGTGGGGATGGGAGTATGCACTTTCACCGGGGCAAGTTCCGCCCCAAAGGCGGCCCGGATGGTGGCGATGGAGGCAAAGGGGGCGACATCATCCTCCTGGTGGACTCCAGCACGAACAGCCTGCGCCAGTACTTTTTTAATGCCAAGCTCATCGCCGCAGACGGGCAAAAAGGCGGCGGTAACATGTGCTCAGGCATCAGTGCAGACGATGTCGTTTACAAGGTCCCTAGCGGCACTGTCGTCTCCAAGATCGTAGAAGAAGAAGATCCTGAAACCGGTGAACTCGTGACCCGTTACGAGCCCTACGCCGACCTTACTGAAGTGGGCCAAACCTTCGTTCTTTGCAAAGGCGGTAAAGGCGGTAAGGGCAACGTCCACTTCAAAACCAGCACCCACCAGGCTCCGCGCGAGTTCACCCCCGGGGTGGATGGTGAGGAAAGCTACTTCCACTTTGAGCTGCGCAGCATCGCCGACGCGGGTTTTGTCGGCTTCCCGAACGCGGGCAAGTCCACCATGCTCTCCAAGCTGAGCGCGGCCAAGCCCAAGATCGCCAATTATCCCTTCACCACCCTGCAACCGATGGTGGGCGTGATCCATTTTGGCGACCATCGCCGTGGCACATTGGCAGACATCCCTGGGCTCATCGAAGGTGCCCATCAGAACATCGGCCTGGGACATGACTTCCTTCGCCACATCATGCGCTGCCGCATTCTGCTCTTTGTGGTGGATGCTGCGGGCACCGAAGGTCGCGATCCAGTCGAAGACCTGGAAACCGTGCGCAAGGAGGTCTCCCTCTATTCCAAGGAACTCTCCAAGCGCCCTTGGCACATCCTAGCCAACAAGATCGACGTGGAAGGTGCTGAAGAAAATGTGGAGCGGCTGAAGGAACGCTTCAAGCGCGTGAGAATCTTCCCAGTCTCGGCTGAAACCGGCCTGGGCCTGGACAAACTGCGTGACTTCCTCGACAAGAAAATCGGCCAGACCTTTGAGGTCTTGAAGTAA